A window of Bacteroidota bacterium genomic DNA:
CCTTATTGATTGCATGGGCCTGACCGTTATCCGGTTCACTAACCCAGTAGGCTAAATGAGATTCATATTTTTTGATAATATCAAGGCTACCATCAGTGGATCCGCCATCTATAATTATATATTCAAGATTAGGATAATTTTGTTCCAGAACAGATTTAATTGTGCATTCCAAATATTCAGCCTGATTATAAGAAGGCGTAATAATGGATATTTTAATATTTTTCACTGATCAGTCTCTCCGGTTTTAATTTAATATTATACGTAAACACCTTCATTCTTTTTAGACCCGGAACTATCTTCACAACCAGTCCTAAACACAGAAAAAAGGAAAAAGAACTAAATAGGACACCGGACACAATAGAAGTAAAAAAAAACATCAACATGACTCCGTATACAAAAAGATATTCTGTGCATTTTTTTTGATGGTAAGATACTTTAACTAAAATGATTTTTAACATGACTGGAATAGTTGCAAATACCAATAATAAAAGGCCAACTACACCCAATAGCCCAGCAGTATCTATATAAATATTATGTGACCATAAAGTAACACCTGGACCGACTCCGAATATTGGGTTTTCTTTAAATGCGTCCAAACCTGCGTTCATTACTTCTATTCGAATCTTAGAAGATTGTGAAACAAAAAAATGCTGAAATGATTGAAGGAGGTGTAAATTTCCAGAACGTAAAAAAAAGTATAAAACTACTATAGATGAAACGCAGCCGATTGCGATATAACGTGCCCTTCTAACTGGCTTCCATTTAATCCATAAATATGCTAAAGCAATAGCTAGATCAATAAAAGCCTGCTTAGACGCTGCGAGTAGAATAAATATCAATGAAAAAAGGCCTATTATAAATATAATTGC
This region includes:
- a CDS encoding O-antigen ligase family protein, with the protein product MMHFLRRLLKINLKWFFVCAFALLLNGQFLYFGIVQFSGNEPNSSMTGMWFIALMSISVAWGSTKERLELTWIDFFIFLFYIYIVLYYLYNDYDSFLLLQKYLVFGIYAYCTGRLFPRKYLINLMYLTVILGVLSIILSVCVILNIDGSFVNGRFAIPVSKNPIMTGITFSIVCYVCILLFVNLEKNRYSYSHAIIFIIGLFSLIFILLAASKQAFIDLAIALAYLWIKWKPVRRARYIAIGCVSSIVVLYFFLRSGNLHLLQSFQHFFVSQSSKIRIEVMNAGLDAFKENPIFGVGPGVTLWSHNIYIDTAGLLGVVGLLLLVFATIPVMLKIILVKVSYHQKKCTEYLFVYGVMLMFFFTSIVSGVLFSSFSFFLCLGLVVKIVPGLKRMKVFTYNIKLKPERLISEKY